GCAAAGCACAGGTGGGGCGGCTGGAGTGCCGACGGCGAGCGCTTCGCGTTCGCCGCCAACCGCCGGGACGAGCGCGTCTTCGACGTCTACGTCCAGAGGCGGGACGAAGTCGGCGAGGAGGCGACGCTGCTACGCGAAGGCGACGGCTGGCTGACCGTGTCCGGCTGGTCGCCCGACGACGAGCGCCTGCTCGTCACCGAGGCCCACTCCAACTTCGACCAGGACGTGTACGTCTGCGACGTCGAGACGGGCGACCTGACCCATCTCACCCCTCACGACGGCGACGTCCGGTACCAGAGCGCCGAGTGGGGGCCGGACGGCGACGCCGTCTACCTCGTCACCGACGAGGGCAGCGACACGCTCTACCTCGCCAGGCTCGGCCTCGACGGCGGCCTGGAGCCGGTCCGCGACGGCGACGACTGGAACGTCGACGGCGTCTCCCTCGACCACGAGTCCGGCCGGCTCGCGTACTCGCGCAACGTCGAGGGGTACACCGAGCTGACCGTCGGCGAGCTGACCGGGCCGACGACGGTCGAGGAGTTCCCCGAGCCCGACCTGCCGGGCGGGCTCGCCGGCGGCGTCTCCTGGGGGCCGGACGGCGACCGCTTCGCCGTCTCCGTTTCGGGCCGGGCGGTCAACACCAACGTCTTCGTCGTGGAGACGGCCACCGGCGAGAGCGAGCGCTGGACGTACGCCTCGACGGCGGGTATCCCCGAGGAGACGTTCGTCGAACCCGAACTCGTCCGCTACGAGTCCTTCGACGGGGTCGAGGTACCGGCGTTCTTCTCGCTCCCGCGGAACGCAGCGACACCGAGCGCTGGGGCGGAGGGCGACGCCCGGGAGGACCACGACGGCGACGGCGTCCCCGTCGTGGTGGACATCCACGGCGGTCCCGAGAGCCAGCGCCGACCCTCTTTCTCGGGACTGACCCAGTACTTCCTCTCGCGAGGCTACGCCGTCTTCGAGCCCAACGTCCGCGGCTCCACGGGCTACGGCACGGAGTATACGAGATTGGACGACGTAGACAATCGGATGGACAGCGTCCGGGACCTGAAGGCCGGCGCGGAGTGGCTCCGTGACCACCCCGCCGTCGACGCCGACCGCATCGTCGCCATGGGCGGCTCCTACGGCGGGTTCATGGTCCTCGCGGGGATGACGGAGTACCCCGACCTCTGGGCGGCCGGCGTCGACGTCGTCGGCATCGCCAACTTCGTCACGTTCCTGGAGAACACCGGCTCCTGGCGGCGCTCGCTGCGGGAAGCCGAGTACGGCTCGCTGGCGGAGGACCGCGAGTTCCTCGAGTCGATCAGCCCGATCAACAGCGTCGACCGCATCGCAGCGCCGCTGTTCGTCGTCCACGGCGCGAACGACCCCCGCGTCCCGGTCGGCGAGGCAGAGCAGATCGTCGACGAGGTCGAGCAGCGGGACGTCCCCGTCGAGAAGCTGATCTTCGAGGACGAGGGCCACGGGATCAGCAAGCGCGAGAACCGCATCGCGGCCTACTCGCGCGTCGTCGACTTTCTCGACGAGCACGTCTGAGGGCTCGCGGCGCGGTATAGTAGAAATTGAACGCACTGACACACTCGAGGGGCACCCGCGATGCCCTTCGATGTGTAAATAGTTTCAATTTCTACTATAGTCACGGACGCCGCCGGGCGTTCGCCGCCGGCTCCTTCGCGCGTCGAAAACCGCCGAACTCATTTACGACGAGGGAAGACGCTGGTACGAACATGGCAACAGGGGTGGCGCGGGACCTGATCGGCGAGAGCATCCGGGAGCTCGAGGAGCGCTTCGGGTCCTTCCCGGTCAACCAGACGACGCTGCGGCTCTCGTCCGAGGCGTACGCGGACGCCCTGGATCGGGCAGAGGCGGGCGTCGCCGACCTGTACGTCCGCGTCAAGAACGCCCAGGGCGAGGTGCTTCACGTCCGGGACGACGAGCGGCCCCGCGTCCCCCGCTGCGTCGGGACGCTCCGCGACGAACCGGCCGAGCGGGCCCGTCAGGCGGTCCGGGAGGCGACCGGCGTGGCCTGTACCGTCGACGACGTGGCGCGAGTGACCATCGCCGGCGTCCGGAACGGCGAAGACGACGACGCGCCCCCGGCCTATCGCCTGCTCGTGCTCTTCGAGGGGTCGCCCGCCGACGGGATTCCCGAGAACGGAGTCTGGCGGGCCGAGTCGGCCACCCCGGAGTTCGTCTAAGTCACGCCGGAGGCCTCCCGGAGTTCGTCTAGATCACGCCGGTGACCGTCGCGGCCTCGCGGGCGGCCGGTTCGCTCATGCCGTCACCGAGGACGGTGTAGCGGTCGCGGATCTCGTGGGCCGTCGTCAGCGCCTCGATCACCGTCGCCTCGTCGATGCCGAGTTCCGCTGCCGTCGTCGGCGCGCCGATGGCCGCCAGCGCGTCGCGGACGTCCGACCACTGGCCGTTCGCTCCGGTGTGGAGGTACTCGGTCATGATCGCGCCGACGCCGACCTGATGACCGTGCAGGCCCGGGTCCGGTGCGATGCGGTCCAGCTGGTGAGAGAAGAGGTGCTCGGCGCCGGACGCGGGGCGCGAGGAGCCTGCGATGGACATCGCGACGCCCGAGGAGACCAGCGCCTTCACCACGATCCAGGCAGATTCCTCCAGGCCCCGCTTGATCGAGCCGGCGCTCTCGACGAGCATCTCGGCGGTCATCTGCGAGAGCGCGCCGGCGTACTCGGAGTAGGTGACGTTCTTCAGCCGGTGGGCCAGCTGCCAGTCGCGGACGGCGGTGTAGTTGGAGATGATGTCCGCACACCCCGCCGTCGTGAGCCGCCAGGGGGACTCCGCGATGACCTCCGTGTCGGCGATGACGGCCAGCGGCGGCTCCGAGGCGACGCTGTGGCGGGTATCGCCTTCCGGGACCGAACCCCGGCCCGAGACGATGCCGTCGTGGCTCGCCGCCGTCGGCACCGAGACGAACCCCAGGTTCAGGTCGTCGGCGGCCATCTTCGCGACGTCGATGGCCTTGCCGCCGCCGACGCCGAGGAGAAAGCCCGCGTCGGCCTCCTCGGCGGCCTCGATGACCCGCTCGACGGCCCCGAACGTGGCCTCCTCGATCACCACCTCGGCCGGATCCGCGCCCCGCTCTTCGAACTCGGCGACGACGCGCCGGCCGGCCACCTCGTAGGGGGTCGGGCTGGCCACCACCAGCGGCCGCCCGGAGAGGTGGACGTCCTCGACGGCGTCGACCGCCTGATCGAGCGCGCCGTGGCCCACGACCACGTTACGCGGCAGGCGGATCCAGGTGTGTTTGTCGAACATGCGGGACCCTGCGGGGCGGGGGGGCAAAACCCTTGCCGTGAGGGACGTGGTCACGGACGGGCCTCCGCGTCCGGTCCGCATAGTCGCCCGCCCGTTTCGGAGTGAAAACCGAGAAGTAAACACCGGCTAACTAACTGATTACCACCGCTTCGGTCGACCATGAGCTGCGTCAACTGCGACACGGACGGCACGGCGTACACCCTGCTGGCCCACGTGGAGGGGTCGGACTCGAAGGTGGACCTGTCGTTCTGCTCCACGGATTGCCTGGAGGAGTGGGTATAGGCCGGCGTCTGCCGAGGCCCCGACCGCTCCCCAGCCGTCCGCGAGCGTGTCGACAAGGCTTATTCACTCGGCCGTTCCGCGTAGTGCCATGTCCACCCCCGCTCGCAGTTCGCTGGCCGACCTCGCCGCCCCGCTGGAGCGGTACCCGCTGGCGCGGGAGGCGGCCCTGGCCGCGCTCGCGTTCGGCGTGCTCCAGGTGGCCGTTGCCGTCTCGTCCGCCGTCGGCGCGCCGCTCGCAGGCGCGATGCGCGATGTCGCGTCACCACTTGCCGACACGGGACCGGAGCATCTGGTCGTCTCCGCCCTCGCCTCCACCGTCGTCGTGGCGGGTGGGCTGACGGTTGCGGCCGTGGCGTACGTCCGCGTCCGGGACCTGTCCGTCCCGCTCGCGCTTCCCGGTCGGGGGGACCTGCCGCTCGTCGCCGCGGCGCTCGCCGGCCCCGCACTCGCACTGGTGGTCGCGGCTCTGGTCGGTGACCTGACCGGTACGCCGTTCTACGAGCTGAGTGGATCACGATCTACGCCCGGTGCCGCCGTCCACGTCTCGGCGGTGATAACCCTGCTGGGGCTGGCACTCGGTCTCCCGGCGTACCTGCTCCTCGCACACGTAATCGTCCAGCCCACCCTGCGGACCGCGAGCGACGGCGTTACGGCGGCCGGGCTGACGACGCTGTTCGTCGCGCTGATCGGACCGACGTCGCTCGTGCGGCCGGGACCGCTGCGGGCGTTCGCCGTCCCGGTCCTGCTCGCGCTCGCGATCGCCCTCCCCGCGTGTGCGGCCCACTGGTACGACCACCGGTGGCTCACCGCGGTCGCCGCGGTCCCCCTCGCGCTGGTGCTCGCCGGCGGCGTCCACGACCGGGTCGTCGGCGTCGCCGGCCCGGCCGGCGCGCTGTACGCGGGCGGCGAGGTGCTCGTCGTCGCGCTCGGCTCGGTGGGCGTCGCCAGGACCGACTCGGTGGTGCCGGCCGCCGTCGCGTTCACCAGCTGCTCGGCGACCAGCGCGGCGCTGTCCTACGTCACCTCGGCGGGCCTGCCGTCCTGATTGCCCGTCAGCGACCGTCGAGCCCCACCGACGGACGAGATCGCGGTAACAGCTGCCGGGACCGCGAGGGAAACGAGAAAGACGAGCGGTTCTGAGCCGTCGGCAGCCGGCAGACGGACCGATCAGTCGTCGGTCGAGGCCGCGAAGTCGGTGCTGGCACCGTCCGTGCCCGCGGTGGCCGAGGCGGGCGGTTCGGTGCGCACGTCGTCGCCTTCGCGCTCCTGAATGACCTCGGCGTACGCGTCGGGCATCACCGTCACGAAGTCGTCGAGCGCGGCCTCCCAGTCGTCTAGCAGCGCCTTCGCGCGCTCGGAGCCGGTGTAAGTAGCGTGGTTCTCGACGAGGCGAGTGACCATCTGGCGGTCCTTCTCCTCGAGCGTCCGGGACAGCGAGACCATGCCGGTGTTGGCCTGCTCCTCGAAGTCGCCCTCGGGGTCGTAGACGTAGGCGACGCCGCCGGACATGCCGGCCGCGAAGTTCTTCCCAGTGTCGCCCAGCACGACGACGGCGCCGCCGGTCATGTACTCGCAACCGTGGTCGCCGACGCCCTCGACGACGCCTTTCACGCCGGAGTTGCGGACGGCGAAGCGCTCGCCGGCCACGCCGTTGACGTAGGCCTCGCCCTGGGTCGCGCCGTACAGCGCGACGTTGCCGATCAGGACGTTCTCGGCCGGGTCGTAGGCGGCCTCCTCGGGCGTGCGGACGATCAGTTTGCCGCCTGAGAGCCCCTTGCCGACGTAGTCGTTGGCGGTGCCGACCAGGTTCATCGTGACGCCGCCCTGGAGGAAGGCGCCGAACGACTGGCCGGCGGTGCCGTCGAAGTCGATCTGGATCGTGTCGTCGGGGAGGCCGTCGCCGCCGTACTCGCGGGAGATGCGGTTTGACAGGGTCGCGCCGACCGCGCGGTCCACGTTGTCGACGGCGGCGTCGATAGTGACGGGCTCGCCGTCCTCGAGGGCCGGTTCGGCCTGGTCGAGCAGATCCCAGTCGAGCTGCTCGTCGATATCGTGGGTCTGCTCGCGGGTCTTGATCGAGTCGTCGTCGCCCTCGGGCTCGGCCAGCACCGCGGACAGGTCGAGCTTCCGGGCCTTGGGGTCCTTGAGATCGTCGCGCTGGTCGAGCAGGTCGGCCCGCCCGATCATCTCGTCGAGGGTCTCGAAGCCGAGTTCGGCCATGATCTCTCGCAGCTCCTGCGCGATGAAGGTCATGTAGTTGACGACGTGCTGGGGCTCGCCGGGGAACCGGTCGCGCAGGTCCTCGTCCTGCGTGGCGACGCCGACCGGGCAGGTGTTCTCGTGGCACTGGCGGGCCATGACGCAGCCCGATGTGACCAGCGAGGCCGTGCCGAAGACGTACCCCTCGGCGCCCAGCAGGGCGGCGACGGCCACGTCGCGACCGGTCTTCATGCCGCCGTCGGTGGTCACGCGGATGCGCGAGCGCAGGCCGGTCGCCCGGAGCATCTGGTTGGCCTCGGCGAGGCCCAGTTCCCAGGGCAGGCCGGCGTTCTTGATCGAGGTCTTCGGCGAGGCGCCGGTGCCGCCGGAGTGACCGGAGATGTGTACCACGTCGGCGTTGGCCTTGGCGACGCCGGCCGCGATGGTGCCGATGCCGTCCTCCGAGACGAGCTTGACGTTGACGTCCGCCTCCGGATTCGCCGCTTTCAGGTCGTGGATCAGCTGCTTGAGGTCCTCGATGGAGTAGATGTCGTGCAGCGGCGGCGGCGAGATGAGCCCGACCCCGGGCGTCGCGTACCGGACGTGGGCGATCATCTCGTTGACCTTCTTGCCGGGCAGGTGGCCGCCCTCGCCGGGCTTGGAGCCCTGGGCCATCTTGATCTGTAGCTCCTCGGCCGAGGAGAGGTACTCGCTGGTGACGCCGAAGCGGCCGGACGCCACCTGCTTGACGCCGCACTCCTTCTCGGTGCCGAACCGTTCGGGGGGCTCGCCGCCCTCGCCGGTGTTGGCGTTGGAACCGAGCCGGTTCATCGCGATGGCGTTGTTCTCGTGCATCTCCGGCGAGAGCGACCCGAGGCTCATCGCCGCCGTCTCGAAGCGCTGGGCGACGTCCTCGACGGGCTCGACATCCTCGACCGGGATGGGCTCGCGCTCCTCGCCGTCGAACTCCAGTAGCCCCCGCAGGGTCTGGAGGTTCTGCTGCTGGTCGTTGATCTGCTCGGCGAACTCCTCGTAGGTCCCGTAGTCGCCGGTCCGAACGGCCTGCTGGAGCTTGCCGACCGTGTCCGGGTTCCACTGGTGGTGGATGCCGTCGGAGCGGAACTCGTACTCGCCGGTCCGATTCATCTCGGGCTCCTCGTCTCTCCAGGCGACCTCGTGGCGCTGCAGGAGGTCGTCCTCGATCTCCTCGATGCCGATGCCCTCGGTGCGGCAGGTGGTCCCCTCGAAGTACTCGGCGACGAAGTCCGAGGAGAGGCCGACGGCCTCGAAGATCTGGGCGCCCTGGTAGCTCTCGACCGTGGAGATGCCCATCTTGGCCATCGTCTTCAGGAGGCCGTCCTCGACGGCGGTGACGTACGCGGCGATGGCCTGCTCCAGTTCGGCGCCGTCGGGGCCGGCCACGAGGTCCTCGATGGTCTGGTAGGCGAGGTAGGGGTTGACCGCGCCCGCGCCGTAGCCGATCAGCGTCGCGAAGTGGTGAACGGTCCGCGGGTCGCCCGATTCGACGACGAGGCCGACGTGGTTTCGCAGGCCGTTGCGGACGAGGTGGTGGTGGACCCCGCCGACGGCCAGCAGGCTCGGGATCGGCACCCGATCGGGACCGGTCGCCCGGTCCGAGAGGACGACGACGTCGTGCTCGCGGGCGGCCTCGGTGGCCTCATCGCGGACGGTCTCTACGGCCTCGCGGAGGTCGGTGCCCGCCTCGTAGGTGACGTCGACGACCGCCGTCGACATGCCGTTCTCGTCGAGGTCACCAGAACTCTGCGAGTTCTGGTTTGCGGGGGCATCCTCAGATGACCCAAGCTCCTTGACGGCCGCCGTCTCCTCGTCGGTGAGGATGGGCGAGTCCAGCACGAGCTGTCGGGCGTGCTCCTCGCTCTCGTCCAGCAGGTTGCGCTGGTAGCCCAGCCGCGACTCCAGCGACGTGACCAGTTCCTCGCGGATGTAGTCGAGCGGCGGGTTGGTGACCTGAGCGAACAGCTGCTTGAAGTAGGTGAACAGCGGCCGGTTGAACTGCGAGAGGACGGAGAGTGGCGTGTCGTCGCCCATCGACCCGACGGGGTCCTTGCCCTGCTGGGCCATCGGCTGGATGAGGTGGTCGACCTCGTCGTAGGTGTAGCCGTAGGTGGCCTGATAGGAGCGCAGGGAGTCGACCTCGTCGAGGGGCGCGTCGGTCTCGCGGTCGACGACGTCGTCGAGGGCGACCTGTTGCTCGTCGACCCACTCGCTGTACCTGTCGTCGGTGATGTCCTCGAAGACTTCCTCGTCGGGGATGACCCGGCCCTCCTCGGGGTCGGCGAGGAAGCACTGGCCCGGCTTGAGGCGGCCGCGCTCGCTGATCTCCTCGGGCGCGTTGTCCAGCGCGCCGGCCTCGGAAGCCATCACGAGCGTGTCGTCCTCCAGCACGTCGTACCGGCAGGGGCGCAGGCCGTTGCGGTCGAGAACGGCGCCGATGCGGTCGCCGTCGGTCGCCGCCACCAGCGCGGGGCCGTCCCAGGGCTCGACCAGCGAGGCGTGGTAGTCGTAGAAGTCCCGGCGGTCGCCGGTGACGTCGTTCATCTCGCCGCGCCAGGCCTCTGGGACGAGCATCCGCAGGGCGTGGGGTAGGTTGCGCCCCCCACGGAGGAGCAGTTCCAGCGCGTTGTCGACGCTGGCGGTGTCGGACTGCTCGGGGTCGTCGATGATCGGCTTGATCTTCTCGACCTCGTCGTCAAACTGCTCGTGGGCGATGTCCGTCTCGCGGGCCCGCATCCAGTTGATGTTGCCCTGGATGGTGTTGAACTCGCCGTTGTGGACGACGTTGCGGTACGGGTGGGCGAGGTGCCACGCGCCGAGCGTGTTCGTCGAGAAGCGCGCGTGGACGAGGGCGAAGGTAGAGCGCAGCCGCTCGTCGGTCAGTTCCGGGAAGTATCGGGGGAGCTGTTCGGCCTTGAGCAGGCCCTTGTAGACGACAGTCTCGCTGTCCAGCGAGCAGACGTAGAAGCGCTCGTGGCCGGCGGGCCGCTCGTCCTCGACGGCGTTCTCGAGGACGCGGCGGCCGACGTACAGCTGGCGGTCGAACTCGTCGCCGGACGCGCCGGTGGCGGACTCGACGAACACCTGAACCACGTCGGGCTCGGACTCCAGAGCCGTCGCTCCGAGGTCCGAGTTGTCCGTGGGAACCGACCGCCACGCGAGCACGCCCAGTCCTTCCTCGGCCAGCTTGTCCTCGACGAACGCCTTCAGGCCGGCCTTCGCGTCCGCGTCGTCCTTCGGGAGAAAGAGCGTGCCGACGGCGTAGTCGCCGGGCGCGGGGAGGTCGACGTCCAGTTCGTCCCGGAAGAACTCGTGGGGAATCTGGAGCATGATCCCGGCGCCGTCGCCGGTGTTCTCCTCGGCGCCGGTCGTCCCGCGGTGTTCGAGGTTCTCGAGGAGCTCGATCCCGTCCTGTACGACCCAGTTGTGGGACCCGCCGTCGAGGTCCATGATGGCACCGACCCCGCAGTTCGACCGGGCGTCGGTCGGATCCGCGAGCCCGGGGCCGCCGCCGGACTCGCCGCTGTCGTGTCGCTCAACCATTGTGAGCGGTACCTCCGTCTCCGACCATAAGTGGTTAATCCTGATACAATAAGGGGTCCTTATACCCATACCCATGGATATAATTAATAAATGAACTTTCGTGTAAGACCGGCCTCAGCGACCGATCACGCCTCGGCGGCCGATCGTGCTACAGGTGCGGTTCAGGTCGTGTTCGCTCGGTAGAGTGATCGACGGCGAACGAAGTCAATTGCCCTCAGTGCAGGTCGGCGGGCGCGCTGCGGCAAAGTGGTGTCTTCGACGACTCGTACCGCGTCTCAGGTTAGTATTTCCGGTGGCGTTAACTGAAACCGGACTCGCGGATTCTGATTATATTCCTTATACAGTGGCCGTCGAGGTATCGGGCAATTGCTCCAGACGTTCGCCGGTCTCGCCGTGAGAGAACGCCAGCGGCGTACCCGTCGGTCTCGCTGTCGATCGTCGAAGGGAAAGAGAGAGCGTCCGCAGTCGAAGTCTCGCCGTCGGCGGCGCTAGGGCCAGACGCCGGACTGCTCGGCCGACTCGACGACGCGCTGGATCGCGACGACGTACGCGGCGACGCGCATGCTCGGCAGGTCGTGTTCCTCGTAGGCGTCGGTCAGGGTGTCGAACTGGTTGACGATGATGTCCTCCAGGCGCTCGTTGACCGTCTCCTCGTCCCAGTAGAAGCGCTGGCGGTTCTGGACCCACTCGAAGTAGGAGACGGTGACGCCGCCGGCGTTGGCCAGGATGTCCGGGACGACGAGGACGTCCTTGTCCTCCAGCACGTCGTCGCCCTCGGGCGTGATCGGGCCGTTGGCGGCCTCGGAGATGACGTCGGCCTGGACGCCCTCGGCGACCTCGGCGTCGATGGCGTTCTCCAGCGCGGCGGGCACGAGCAGGTCGACGTCGAGCTGGAGGAGCTCCTCGTTGCTGATCTCCTCCTGTGCGCCCTCGAAGCCAACGACGCTTCCCGTCTCGCGCTTGTGCTCCTTGGCGGCGACCGCGTCGAAGCCGTGCTCGTTGTAGATGCCGCCGCTGGAGTCGGAGGCGGCGACGACGGTCGCGCCCATCTCCTCGATGAGCTTCGCGGTGATCCAGCCGGCGTTCCCGTAGCCCTGGACGGCGACGGTGGCCTGGTGGATGTCCTTGTCGAGGTACTCGAAGGCCTCGCGGGCGGCGATGACGGTCGAGCGACCGGTCGCCTCGACGCGACCCTCGCTCCCGCCGCTGGAGAGGTTTTTGCCGGTGATGACGCCGGGCTCGGTCGTGTTCTCGATCGTCTCGTAGGTGTCCTTGATCCAGTTCATCTCCCGCTGGCCCGTGTTGACGTCGGGCGCGGGAACGTCCTTGTCTACCCCGATCAGCGGAGTCAGTTCCTTCGCGAAGGCGCGCGTGATGCGCTCGAGTTCGCTCTCGGAGTACTCGTCGGGGTCGATGATGATGCCGCCCTTGCCGCCGCCGAGCGGGATGCCGACGGTCGCCGTCTTGTACACCATCCAGCCGGACAGCGCCTTGACCTCGTCGCGGCTGACCTGCGGGTGGTAGCGGATACCGCCCTTGTAGGGGCCGCGGTCGCCGTTGAACTGCGAGCGGAACGCGCGGAACACCTCGATGGACCCGTCGTCCATCTCCACGGAGAGGTTAGTTTCCAGGATGCGCTCGGGGTTCTTCAGGCGCTCCAGCATCCCCTCGTCGACGTCCAGGTACTGTGCCGCCTCGTCGATTTGTTCCTGTAGGCTCTCGAACGGGTTGGCCTCTTCTGCCATATCTGGACGATTGTAGAGTTTCGGTAAATATTCACCGGAATCGTATTTGTCCCTTCGGTCTCACATGGATGTTACTCAAGATATTGTAAGTATAATATGGCCTCTACCCAAGGTAGGGGTATGATATAAACAATATAAGGACGTTGCGAGCGCGATCAATAGCAATGTGAACTACCCTCCGTCTGCCGATCGTCACACGGTAGTCTGACGCCCCTTTATGTGAGACCACTCGTCAGGGATACCCGGGGGCATCGGAGAACGTCACACGCTCCCGCATCCCCATTCCTCGTTCCGATCGTCGACCGAGAGCGACCGAGTCGCCGACTGCCAGTACCAGTGGTCGCTTCGTCAGTCGTTGATCTTCTCGACGATCTCCCTGGCCTGATCGCGCGCGCGGTCCTCGCCCTGGTTCTTCGGGATCAGGACGCTCTGGACGAGCCACTCGTCGCTGTCCTCCGCCTGGCCGGTCCGCACCTCCGACCCCTCGACGACTGAGTCGCCGACCTCGTCCGCCCAGTCCGGCGTTCGGATCTCGTCGAACTGGTCGGGGTCGCGAAAGCGGACGTGGTAGTAGTCGTCGCCCTCCTCCGTGGCCTGGATCTGTGGCGCCGAAGACATATCGAGTCGTAGACGGCGGCGGCTCAAAGGCGGCGGCGACCGTTCGAGTGAAACGTCTCGTTAACGGGGCGGATACCTGAAACTACTCCGCGCGCCGGTAGGCGAGGAACCGCAGAGTGTGCGCGAGTCACGTCCGCCGTAAACGGCGGGACCCTCTCGCTGGTGAGAGGTAGTCGGTCAGCACCCGTGCGGCCGCCACGAGGTCGCCCGACTCCTCGTCGCGCACCGCGACGGCCTCGTCGGTCGCCGCGAGCGCCCGGCGGAGTTCAGTCTCCCCGCAGTCGGCCCACCAGTCGTACGTCCCGTAGCGGTCGACCAGTTGCGGGGCGTCTTCCGGACCGAGCGACCGCTCGATCGTGACGGGCGTGTGAGTCGAGAGCACGGGAAAGCGGAAAAAGGCCGACAGTGGTG
This genomic interval from Halomicrobium urmianum contains the following:
- a CDS encoding S9 family peptidase, which codes for MPSYDLERYLNVRYATGASLGPDGTLAFRSDVTGTAQVWTLDEPGAWPAQRTFYEDSISFVSYSPERPELIFGKDEGGDERMQLHRLDPDGTVTDLTRDSDAKHRWGGWSADGERFAFAANRRDERVFDVYVQRRDEVGEEATLLREGDGWLTVSGWSPDDERLLVTEAHSNFDQDVYVCDVETGDLTHLTPHDGDVRYQSAEWGPDGDAVYLVTDEGSDTLYLARLGLDGGLEPVRDGDDWNVDGVSLDHESGRLAYSRNVEGYTELTVGELTGPTTVEEFPEPDLPGGLAGGVSWGPDGDRFAVSVSGRAVNTNVFVVETATGESERWTYASTAGIPEETFVEPELVRYESFDGVEVPAFFSLPRNAATPSAGAEGDAREDHDGDGVPVVVDIHGGPESQRRPSFSGLTQYFLSRGYAVFEPNVRGSTGYGTEYTRLDDVDNRMDSVRDLKAGAEWLRDHPAVDADRIVAMGGSYGGFMVLAGMTEYPDLWAAGVDVVGIANFVTFLENTGSWRRSLREAEYGSLAEDREFLESISPINSVDRIAAPLFVVHGANDPRVPVGEAEQIVDEVEQRDVPVEKLIFEDEGHGISKRENRIAAYSRVVDFLDEHV
- a CDS encoding NAD(P)-dependent glycerol-1-phosphate dehydrogenase codes for the protein MFDKHTWIRLPRNVVVGHGALDQAVDAVEDVHLSGRPLVVASPTPYEVAGRRVVAEFEERGADPAEVVIEEATFGAVERVIEAAEEADAGFLLGVGGGKAIDVAKMAADDLNLGFVSVPTAASHDGIVSGRGSVPEGDTRHSVASEPPLAVIADTEVIAESPWRLTTAGCADIISNYTAVRDWQLAHRLKNVTYSEYAGALSQMTAEMLVESAGSIKRGLEESAWIVVKALVSSGVAMSIAGSSRPASGAEHLFSHQLDRIAPDPGLHGHQVGVGAIMTEYLHTGANGQWSDVRDALAAIGAPTTAAELGIDEATVIEALTTAHEIRDRYTVLGDGMSEPAAREAATVTGVI
- the gltB gene encoding glutamate synthase large subunit, which codes for MVERHDSGESGGGPGLADPTDARSNCGVGAIMDLDGGSHNWVVQDGIELLENLEHRGTTGAEENTGDGAGIMLQIPHEFFRDELDVDLPAPGDYAVGTLFLPKDDADAKAGLKAFVEDKLAEEGLGVLAWRSVPTDNSDLGATALESEPDVVQVFVESATGASGDEFDRQLYVGRRVLENAVEDERPAGHERFYVCSLDSETVVYKGLLKAEQLPRYFPELTDERLRSTFALVHARFSTNTLGAWHLAHPYRNVVHNGEFNTIQGNINWMRARETDIAHEQFDDEVEKIKPIIDDPEQSDTASVDNALELLLRGGRNLPHALRMLVPEAWRGEMNDVTGDRRDFYDYHASLVEPWDGPALVAATDGDRIGAVLDRNGLRPCRYDVLEDDTLVMASEAGALDNAPEEISERGRLKPGQCFLADPEEGRVIPDEEVFEDITDDRYSEWVDEQQVALDDVVDRETDAPLDEVDSLRSYQATYGYTYDEVDHLIQPMAQQGKDPVGSMGDDTPLSVLSQFNRPLFTYFKQLFAQVTNPPLDYIREELVTSLESRLGYQRNLLDESEEHARQLVLDSPILTDEETAAVKELGSSEDAPANQNSQSSGDLDENGMSTAVVDVTYEAGTDLREAVETVRDEATEAAREHDVVVLSDRATGPDRVPIPSLLAVGGVHHHLVRNGLRNHVGLVVESGDPRTVHHFATLIGYGAGAVNPYLAYQTIEDLVAGPDGAELEQAIAAYVTAVEDGLLKTMAKMGISTVESYQGAQIFEAVGLSSDFVAEYFEGTTCRTEGIGIEEIEDDLLQRHEVAWRDEEPEMNRTGEYEFRSDGIHHQWNPDTVGKLQQAVRTGDYGTYEEFAEQINDQQQNLQTLRGLLEFDGEEREPIPVEDVEPVEDVAQRFETAAMSLGSLSPEMHENNAIAMNRLGSNANTGEGGEPPERFGTEKECGVKQVASGRFGVTSEYLSSAEELQIKMAQGSKPGEGGHLPGKKVNEMIAHVRYATPGVGLISPPPLHDIYSIEDLKQLIHDLKAANPEADVNVKLVSEDGIGTIAAGVAKANADVVHISGHSGGTGASPKTSIKNAGLPWELGLAEANQMLRATGLRSRIRVTTDGGMKTGRDVAVAALLGAEGYVFGTASLVTSGCVMARQCHENTCPVGVATQDEDLRDRFPGEPQHVVNYMTFIAQELREIMAELGFETLDEMIGRADLLDQRDDLKDPKARKLDLSAVLAEPEGDDDSIKTREQTHDIDEQLDWDLLDQAEPALEDGEPVTIDAAVDNVDRAVGATLSNRISREYGGDGLPDDTIQIDFDGTAGQSFGAFLQGGVTMNLVGTANDYVGKGLSGGKLIVRTPEEAAYDPAENVLIGNVALYGATQGEAYVNGVAGERFAVRNSGVKGVVEGVGDHGCEYMTGGAVVVLGDTGKNFAAGMSGGVAYVYDPEGDFEEQANTGMVSLSRTLEEKDRQMVTRLVENHATYTGSERAKALLDDWEAALDDFVTVMPDAYAEVIQEREGDDVRTEPPASATAGTDGASTDFAASTDD
- a CDS encoding Glu/Leu/Phe/Val family dehydrogenase yields the protein MAEEANPFESLQEQIDEAAQYLDVDEGMLERLKNPERILETNLSVEMDDGSIEVFRAFRSQFNGDRGPYKGGIRYHPQVSRDEVKALSGWMVYKTATVGIPLGGGKGGIIIDPDEYSESELERITRAFAKELTPLIGVDKDVPAPDVNTGQREMNWIKDTYETIENTTEPGVITGKNLSSGGSEGRVEATGRSTVIAAREAFEYLDKDIHQATVAVQGYGNAGWITAKLIEEMGATVVAASDSSGGIYNEHGFDAVAAKEHKRETGSVVGFEGAQEEISNEELLQLDVDLLVPAALENAIDAEVAEGVQADVISEAANGPITPEGDDVLEDKDVLVVPDILANAGGVTVSYFEWVQNRQRFYWDEETVNERLEDIIVNQFDTLTDAYEEHDLPSMRVAAYVVAIQRVVESAEQSGVWP